One segment of Pyricularia oryzae 70-15 chromosome 3, whole genome shotgun sequence DNA contains the following:
- a CDS encoding serine/threonine-protein phosphatase PP2A catalytic subunit: MDTNMEDVGRVPSELAPQPSSEPTTIPTLDGWIESLMACKQLVEADVQRLCEKAREVLQDESNVQPVKCPVTVCGDIHGQFHDLMELFKIGGPNPDTNYLFMGDYVDRGYYSVETVTLLVALKIRYPQRITILRGNHESRQITQVYGFYDECLRKYGNANVWKYFTDLFDYLPLTALIDNQIFCLHGGLSPSIDTLDNIRALDRIQEVPHEGPMCDLLWSDPDDRCGWGISPRGAGYTFGQDISEAFNHNNGLTLIARAHQLVMEGYNWSQDRNVVTIFSAPNYCYRCGNQAAIMEIDEHLKYTFLQFDPCPRAGEPLVSRRTPDYFL; the protein is encoded by the exons ATGGACACCAACATGGAGGACGTCGGGCGCGTGCCCTCAGAGCTTGCCCCGCAACCCTCCTCTGAGCCCACTACGATTCCAACattggatggatggattgAGAGCTTGATGGCATGCAAGCAGCTGGTCGAGGCCGATGTCCAGAGGTTGTGCGAGAAG GCGCGCGAAGTCTTGCAGGATGAGTCCAACGTCCAGCCAGTT AAATGCCCTGTCACAGTCTGCGGTGACATACATGGGCAGTTCCACGACCTCATGGAGCTTTTCAAGATTGGTGGACCAAACCCCGACACAAACTATCTTTTCATGG GCGACTATGTAGACAGAGGTTACTACTCGGTAGAGACGGTCACTCTTCTTGTCGCGCTCAAGATCCGTTACCCGCAACGTATCACCATCCTCCGTGGAAACCACGAGTCTCGCCAGATCACACAGGTGTACGGCTTCTACGACGAGTGCCTTCGCAAATACGGCAACGCCAATGTTTGGAAGTACTTTACCGACTTGTTCGACTACCTGCCTCTTACAGCGCTTATCGACAACCAGATCTTTTGTCTGCATGGAGGTCTGTCGCCCAGCATCGACACACTCGACAACATTCGTGCTCTCGACAGGATCCAGGAGGTTCCCCACGAGGGACCCATGTGCGATCTGCTCTGGTCGGACCCCGACGATCGCTGCGGTTGGGGAATCTCGCCCCGTGGTGCCGGCTACACGTTTGGCCAGGACATCTCTGAGGCGTTCAACCACAACAATGGCCTGACGCTGATTGCCAGGGCTCATCAGCTGGTAATGGAGGGATACAACTGGTCGCAGGACCGTAACGTGGTAACGATCTTTTCAG CCCCGAATTACTGCTACCGCTGTGGTAACCAAGCTGCCATCATGGAGATTGACGAGCACCTCAAATACACCTT CCTTCAAttcgacccctgcccacgtGCCGGCGAGCCCCTGGTTTCGAGAA GGACACCCGACTACTTCCTATAA
- a CDS encoding VPS15 protein kinase translates to MGQGLSLTSPPAGSAGIDIPELGDLVYEKSVGTARFLKCIRARHHDGVVLVKVLTKPYTPMPLDDYRQEIIRESKALADVPNALAYQRVIETDTNGYLVRQYLYNSLYDRFSTRPFLEDIEKKWLAFQLLCALRDCHSRDIYHGDIKTENTLVTSWNWLYLSDFSSSFKPVILPDDNPADFSYFFDTSGRRTCYIAPERFQPAGDALNSPIKLNWAMDIFSAGCVIAELFTEAPIFSLSQLYNYRSGKYDPAISHLSHIPDKDLREMIIHMIQLDPQKRYSAEDYLRFWRKTVFPDYFYDFLHQYMEVITDPSSGQYPISGATRNLGEADERIDRVFYDFDKISYSLGYQHNASSGNGALVPKPPRLGLGHFPIRLNIPNHEHYVSSQGQPPSDDGSLIFLALICSSIRNTARAASKIRACDILLAFSERITDEAKLDRVVPYLMTLLNDKADMVVITAIRTITQVLALVKVVTPVNSPIFLEYILPRMQVALTSAQANPSPLVRMTYASCLGTLATTAGRYLDIAGALRAEGAITVADPEVEPGSTTAFDGMFEHTRHELVIQFELHVKLLIEDPDPFVRRAFLSSVPELCMFFGTADSNDIILAHLNTYLNDRDWTLKCALFDTIVGIAAFIGSTSLDEFILPLMVQALMDTEENVVQGALHSLAELAELGLLSKSRVCELVEVVARFTMHPNIWIRESATEFIAMATKYLTAADIRCMVYPIVTPYLKPGITPNFSELALLGTLRRPLTRPVFDQALLWALKSDRGLFWKPLQKARALMLGNSPAATGNGRGSSEHNPGTLGKVARNEEDEQWLSRLRNLGLSQEDEHKLLSLREFIWRLSQMKTRDSASARDEDKTSKQLNNIILLRTLGVTPQMVFFDEEPKGLSQGGGELDGAPRTITDALRDASMSIDDPVARRRRAALNSHRTRLNSRNSLSPMSIEGRMSLDDEMAGAPSSTSPGLLSPPGDGEKHRSNGQGPKRTLRHQSSALSLLNRKDNAKSGAETGMTEANAFGQVGGPSSQASKNKPLAADAAEDPLAKNRPRANHSYEGNDPNILRMLDSMYVDNYPHDVAEFGPLVAPIARRRVSRPATADGSEQGWRPAGKLVATFSEHTGAINRVVPSPDHVFFITGGDDGTVRVWDTARLERNIAHRSRAVYSHAPGVRVLSLCFIQDTHCFVSCGSDGSVHIVKVECSMSGDVTRYNKQPRMIRRYQLNRPGEFAVWCEHYKQQGNGSPGSTEGGSTGFNSTTSTLILATNMSRVEAIDLRNTTLIWALENPVHHGTPTCFCLDRKRNWLCLGTSHGVLDLWDLRFKVRLKAWGVPGKGAVYRLAVHPTKGRGRWVCVAGGTGQGEVTVWDLEKTTCREVYRVGGNKEAPRDYSAWEVDEDKPEGMLGRFATDIETGEAPHVTGGSDRGVRAMVVGSSSASVEVDNGGGGGGRDIRYAYILTAGSDKKLRFWDLSRIENSTVFSGIGPEEPRPSFTASHPTTALTLNTERLPRQSVGAAGDDGKGKGRAKTARSTVVSIQQQQLLRSHLDAVLDVAVIESPYTMTVSVDRMGVVFVFQ, encoded by the exons ATGGGCCAGGGACTCTCTCTCACGTCGCCGCCAGCTGGCTCTGCTGGTATCGACATACCAGAACTGGGCGATCTTGTGTACGAAAAGTCGGTCGGCACGGCGCGATTTCTCAAGTGCATCCGCGCTAGACATCACGATGGCGTCGTTCTGGTCAAGGTTCTCACCAAGCCGTATACCCCCATGCCTCTGGACGACTATAGGCAAGAGATAATTC GTGAAAGCAAGGCCCTGGCCGACGTACCGAACGCCTTGGCCTACCAGAGGGTCATCGAGACCGACACCAACGGATACCTTGTGCGACAGTACCTCTATAACTCTCTCTACGATCGATTTAGCACCCGGCCATTCTTGGAGGATATTGAGAAGAAATGGCTTGCTTTCCAGCTGCTCTGCGCACTGCGCGACTGCCACAGCAGGGACATATATCACGGCGACATCAAGACGGAGAACACCCTGGTGACCTCATGGAACTGGCTGTATTTGTCGGACTTTTCCTCCTCCTTCAAGCCCGTCATCCTGCCAGATGACAACCCGGCCGACTTCTCTTACTTTTTTGATACCTCCGGGCGGAGGACCTGCTATATTGCGCCCGAACGCTTCCAACCCGCCGGGGACGCTCTGAATTCTCCCATCAAGCTCAACTGGGCTATGGATATTTTCAGCGCCGGCTGTGTCATTGCAGAGCTGTTCACAGAGGCGCCCATATTCAGTCTCAGTCAACTGTACAACTATCGCAGTGGGAAATACGACCCTGCCATCTCCCACCTATCCCACATCCCCGACAAGGACCTGCGCGAAATGATAATTCACATGATACAGTTGGATCCTCAAAAGAGATATTCGGCTGAGGATTACCTGCGTTTCTGGCGCAAGACTGTCTTCCCAGACTACTTCTACGACTTTCTCCACCAGTACATGGAGGTAATCACAGATCCGTCATCGGGACAGTATCCCATATCAGGGGCAACACGTAACCTTGGTGAGGCTGATGAACGGATCGACAGAGTATTTTATGATTTCGACAAGATCTCCTACTCTCTGGGATATCAACATAATGCGAGCTCAGGGAACGGCGCCCTTGTGCCGAAGCCTCCTCGTCTGGGCCTGGGGCACTTCCCCATAAGGCTTAATATACCAAACCACGAGCACTATGTATCGAGCCAGGGGCAACCGCCATCAGACGATGGTTCTCTGATTTTTCTGGCTTTGATATGCTCGTCCATACGTAATACTGCAAGGGCAGCATCAAAGATTCGAGCTTGTGATATTCTTCTTGCCTTCTCGGAGAGAATAACGGATGAGGCAAAGCTGGACCGGGTTGTGCCGTACCTCATGACACTGCTAAACGACAAAGCCGACATGGTTGTGATCACCGCAATTAGGACAATCACGCAGGTTCTAGCCCTCGTCAAGGTTGTAACACCTGTGAACTCGCCCATCTTCCTCGAGTACATTCTGCCACGGATGCAGGTAGCCCTGACTAGCGCGCAGGCGAATCCCAGCCCGCTCGTGAGAATGACGTACGCATCTTGTCTCGGCACACTGGCCACTACTGCTGGCCGATATCTGGACATAGCAGGTGCTCTGAGGGCTGAGGGGGCAATCACAGTTGCCGACCCTGAGGTCGAGCCAGGGAGCACCACTGCTTTTGATGGCATGTTCGAGCATACACGACATGAGCTGGTAATCCAATTCGAGTTACATGTCAAGCTGTTGATCGAAGACCCGGATCCCTTTGTCCGGAGAGCTTTCCTCAGCTCAGTCCCAGAGCTCTGCATGTTCTTTGGAACAGCAGATTCAAACGACATCATACTTGCACACCTCAATACATATCTCAACGACCGTGACTGGACCCTCAAGTGTGCTCTTTTCGACACTATCGTTGGCATCGCTGCCTTCATCGGGAGTACAAGTCTAGACGAGTTCATACTACCACTCATGGTGCAGGCTCTAATGGACACGGAAGAAAACGTGGTGCAAGGTGCACTTCACTCGCTagccgagctggccgagctTGGGTTATTGTCCAAGTCGAGGGTGTGCGAGCTCGTTGAAGTTGTAGCGCGCTTTACCATGCACCCGAATATCTGGATTCGCGAGTCCGCGACCGAGTTCATCGCGATGGCCACCAAATATCTAACCGCGGCCGACATCAGGTGCATGGTATATCCAATAGTAACCCCGTACCTGAAGCCTGGCATCACCCCGAATTTCTCCGAGCTGGCGTTACTTGGCACGCTCAGGAGACCGCTCACAAGACCAGTGTTTGACCAGGCACTGTTGTGGGCTCTCAAATCAGACCGAGGGTTGTTTTGGAAACCTCTTCAAAAAGCACGGGCGCTGATGCTCGGAAATTCTCCTGCTGCAacgggaaatggccgtggctcGAGTGAGCACAACCCAGGCACTCTGGGCAAGGTCGCACGCAACGAAGAGGATGAGCAGTGGTTATCAAGACTGCGCAATCTGGGCTTGTCGCAGGAAGATGAACACAAGCTTCTGAGCTTGAGAGAGTTTATCTGGAGATTGAGTCAGATGAAGACGCGGGACTCGGCATCTGCCAGGGACGAGGACAAAACCTCGAAGCAGCTCAACAACATCATCCTCCTTCGCACTCTTGGAGTGACGCCACAAATGGTATTTTTCGACGAGGAGCCGAAGGGCTTGTCTCAGGGAGGCGGCGAGCTGGACGGCGCTCCACGCACCATCACGGATGCACTGCGGGACGCGTCCATGAGTATTGACGACCCGGTGGCGAGGCGCCGGCGTGCAGCACTCAACAGCCACAGAACCCGTCTGAACAGCCGGAATAGCTTGTCACCCATGTCCATCGAAGGGCGCATGTCGCTGGATGATGAGATGGCAGGTGCCCCTTCGAGTACCTCGCCAGGCCTCCTCTCACCGCCTGGTGACGGTGAAAAGCACAGATCCAATGGCCAAGGTCCAAAGCGGACTTTGCGTCACCAATCGAGTGCGCTTAGCCTCCTTAACCGCAAGGACAACGCCAAGTCTGGAGCAGAGACCGGAATGACTGAAGCAAACGCTTTTGGTCAGGTCGGAGGTCCATCCTCGCAGGCTTCCAAGAACAAGCCTCTGGCGGCCGATGCTGCTGAGGATCCTCTGGCGAAGAACAGGCCGAGAGCTAACCACAGTTATGAGGGTAACGACCCCAACATCCTTCGGATGCTAGACTCGATGTACGTGGATAACTACCCACACGATGTCGCTGAGTTCGGACCACTGGTGGCGCCAATCGCTCGACGAAGAGTCAGCAGACCTGCTACGGCTGATGGTTCCGAGCAAGGATGGAGGCCGGCAGGCAAGCTGGTGGCCACCTTCTCAGAACATACTGGAGCCATCAACAGAGTAGTGCCATCGCCGGATCACGTCTTCTTCATCACGGGTGGTGATGACGGGACCGTCAGAGTTTGGGATACCGCACGGCTGGAGCGCAACATTGCGCATCGTTCAAGAGCAGTCTACTCTCACGCACCAGGTGTCAGAGTGCTATCGTTGTGTTTTATCCAGGACACCCACTGCTTCGTCAGTTGCGGAAGTGATGGAAGTGTACATATAGTCAAGGTTGAGTGTTCCATGTCTGGAGATGTGACACGGTACAACAAACAGCCGCGAATGATACGTCGGTATCAACTAAACCGGCCTGGTGAATTTGCTGTGTGGTGCGAGCACTACAAGCAGCAAGGGAACGGCTCGCCAGGTAGCACCGAGGGTGGCTCGACAGGATTCAACTCAACGACCTCGACGCTGATCCTGGCAACCAACATGTCACGAGTCGAAGCCATTGATCTGCGCAACACAACGCTCATCTGGGCGCTCGAGAACCCTGTGCACCATGGAACGCCAACGTGTTTCTGCCTGGACCGCAAGCGCAACTGGCTATGTCTCGGAACCTCGCATGGCGTGCTCGACCTCTGGGATCTGCGCTTCAAAGTCCGCCTCAAGGCGTGGGGTGTTCCTGGAAAGGGCGCCGTCTACCGTCTCGCAGTGCACCCTACCAAGGGCCGCGGGAGATGGGTGTGTGTCGCTGGGGGCACCGGGCAGGGCGAGGTGACCGTTTGGGACTTGGAGAAGACAACGTGCCGCGAGGTCTATCGAGTAGGCGGGAACAAGGAGGCCCCACGTGACTACAGCGCCTGGGAGGTGGATGAGGACAAACCCGAGGGCATGCTGGGCCGGTTCGCGACCGACATTGAGACTGGGGAGGCGCCCCATGTCACGGGCGGCTCAGACCGCGGGGTGCGCGCCATGGTAGTCGGAAGCAGCAGTGCTAGCGTCGAGGTCGacaatggcggcggcggcggcggccgtgaCATACGATATGCCTACATCCTCACGGCCGGCTCCGACAAGAAACTCCGGTTCTGGGACTTGTCGCGCATCGAGAACAGCACTGTGTTCAGCGGCATTGGGCCCGAGGAGCCACGGCCGAGCTTCACGGCCAGCCATCCGACTACGGCGTTGACGCTCAACACCGAGCGGCTGCCACGGCAAAGCGTCGGTGCTGCCGGCGACgatggcaagggcaagggtcGGGCCAAGACTGCGCGGTCGACCGTCGTTTCCattcagcaacaacaactacTGAGAAGCCATCTGGATGCCGTTCTCGACGTTGCTGTCATCGAGAGTCCGTACACAATGACTGTGTCCGTGGACCGGATGGGAGTTGTTTTTGTATTCCAGTAA
- a CDS encoding SH3 domain-containing protein codes for MAEPSSQCRIRRNRGRPVVSIRSLVLSTFVSSASVTMAACISMQGSTACPAFQSASVSNDDFIVGLFSFMRFVSNTQNFDDRLKEYVRTSYVQEKYQTLIGCGGINLANTTEQYARFTTTTICNALVQNSIDRCSLGTEQSRPVCAETCAQFAQSEALIASDSRLCANPGSNAQRQIRADFTNCALPANSLSSQTCIQGIANEPNNCGYGTSTIGLCSYCASGGINSTDTCCYTSNAQSRCAGVVLPTVIPSMSLPTVVPTSTGTPAPSTERNGLSGGAIAGIVIGSIIGFALIAALIFVCILLRRRRRGSQSGSIFNQPSPARRGGTSTSQVHNVPPVANPQGYEVLPGGRIARMSALEGHTGDSPSRHGYGGHDGRGLPLGAAAVGAAAGYGAGRSRGGDNQSSSDDFAESPEPESRVGVLRPPPAALRRHGSLSSGSVLGDPNSPGSAGGMSSSPPGMASQQSEQLPFFKDYYSQDDIHPGDRVSVLWAYQPRAADEFTLDRGDMLKIVGIWDDGWATGVLLDDRAEEWEARRHKQRDSGVSHTSGPARDVSSPPASGEIKAFPLVCVCLPEHWRKTIDSDGSTEAGSSGYPV; via the exons ATGGCCGAGCCGTCTAGCCAGTGCAGGATACGGCGGAATAGAGGACGGCCTGTCGTCAGCATACGAAGCCTGGTGCTCTCCACGTTTGTGTCTTCGGCGTCTGTGACAATGGCTGCGTGTATTTCGATGCAAGGGTCTACTGCTTGTCCAGCATTCCAGTCAGCCTCTGTCTCAAATGACGACTTCATTGTCGGGCTTTT CTCCTTCATGCGGTTTGTTTCAAATACACAAAATTTTGATGACCGTTTAAAAGAATACGTCCGTACGAGCTACGTTCAAGAAAA GTATCAAACATTAATTGGTTGTGGCGGGATTAATCTTGCAAACACCACTGAGCAATATGCACGATTTACTACGACAACGATATGCAACGCACTGGTGCAAAACTCGATTGACAGGTGCAGCCTCGGGACAGAGCAATCCCGTCCTGTCTGCGCCGAGACTTGC GCCCAATTTGCCCAGAGCGAGGCATTGATCGCCTCCGATAGCAGGTTATGTGCGAATCCTGGGAGCAATGCTCAGAGGCAGATAAGGGCCGACTTCACCAACTGCGCCCTGCCAGCCAATTCTCTATCTTCGCAAACTTGTATTCAAGGCATCGCCAACGAGCCCAACAATTGTGGCTATGGCACCAGCACAATCGGCCTGTGCTCGTACTGCGCATCAGGCGGTATTAATTCGACCGACACGTGCTGCTACACATCCAACGCCCAGAGTAGATGCGCTGGCGTCGTTCTCCCGACTGTCATCCCCAGCATGTCACTTCCGACTGTGGTACCCACGAGCACGGGTACGCCGGCTCCTTCGACCGAACGAAACGGTCTTTCAGGGGGCGCTATAGCCGGAATTGTCATTGGATCCATCATTGGCTTTGCTCTCATTGCAGCTCTCATTTTCGTTTGCATACTTCTCCGGAGACGACGACGCGGCAGCCAAAGTGGGAGCATCTTCAACCAGCCATCTCCTGCTCGCAGAGGAGGCACTTCCACCTCGCAGGTGCACAACGTACCTCCAGTAGCGAATCCGCAGGGCTACGAAGTCTTGCCAGGCGGTAGGATAGCGAGGATGTCGGCACTCGAGGGCCATACTGGAGACTCGCCATCTCGCCATGGGTACGGCGGCCATGATGGCCGGGGTCTGCCGCTTGGAGCTGCCGCCGTTGGCGCTGCAGCCGGCTATGGCGCGGGCAGAAGCAGGGGAGGGGACAATCAAAGCTCCTCTGATGATTTTGCCGAAAGCCCCGAACCGGAATCCCGAGTTGGCGTACTGCGACCGCCGCCTGCAGCTCTTCGGAGGCACGGCTCGCTGTCAAGTGGCTCCGTTCTGGGTGATCCTAATTCTCCAGGTAGTGCAGGCGGCATGTCTTCATCCCCACCAGGTATGGCCAGCCAGCAGTCGGAGCAATTGCCCTTCTTCAAGGATTACTACTCCCAAGACGACATTCACCCCGGCGACAGAGTTTCTGTTCTCTGGGCTTACCAGCCTCGCGCTGCCGACGAGTTCACATTGGATAGAGGTGACATGCTTAAGATCGTCGGTATCTGGGATGATGGTTGGGCTACGGGTGTTCTTCTGGATGATCGCGCCGAAGAATGGGAGGCACGAAGACACAAGCAGCGCGACAGTGGTGTGTCCCACACCTCGGGACCGGCACGAGACGTATCATCACCACCGGCCAGTGGCGAGATAAAGGCATTCCCTCTTGTCTGCGTGTGCCTGCCTGAGCACTGGAGGAAGACGATCGATAGCGACGGCTCGACGGAAGCAGGCTCCAGTGGCTACCCGGTTTGA
- a CDS encoding chloride channel protein 3 — protein MTSRTSSYSSQVPRQPSRRPTLNATLSTSLSSADQVEDADVQGAAVESQIEQEIAEIKRYEDFTTIDWVQDAAQERLRRKARRKRRQSSVYDNSYVGWRSWAAESYEAAQGWIVVTIIGIAIGLNAAFLNIVSEWLSDIKLGHCKTAFYLNENFCCWGEDNGCNDWQPWTNFGPINYIIYIIFATIFACTAATLVKSYAPYAAGSGISEIKCIIAGFVMKGFLGSWTLLIKSVGLPLTIGSGLSVGKEGPSVHYAVCTGNVISRLFAKYRSNASKTREILSACAAAGVAVAFGSPIGGVLFSLEEMSSYFPLKTLWRSYFCALVATSVLAAMNPFRTGQLVMFQVHYDRTWHFFEIAFFAILGIFGGLYGAFVIKWNLKVAAFRKKYLKEYPIVEASLLAFITAILCFPNVFLRIEMTESMEILFLECEGGEDYHGLCEAKNRAWNIMSLLIALILRTGLVIISYGCKVPAGIFVPSMAIGALFGRTIGIVVQALQESFPSSSFFSSCAPDVPCITPGTYAFLGAAAALSGIMHITVSVVVIMFELTGALDYILPTMIVVGITKMVSDRLGHGGIADRMIWFNGFPYLDNKEEHNLGLPVSAAMTSDLDTIPIAGMTMESVERLLAKDNYQGFPIVEENNNAAESSNNARRGRNLVGFIGRTELRYAVDRARRERQISPSAKCNFMPTDVNAVTPITPAGNSRRASFLGDAYTVDFSRFVDSTPVTVHPRLPLETVMELFRKIGPRVILIEHRGRLLGLVTVKDCLKYQFKAEAAENGSSSRADDDDEVQEKIWAFLQRAAWWLGDKVSLASGGRISLNGSFDETSRVSRTGHRAGNSGNSRGSTGQILEGTEDEMGDEAGGVEMEYR, from the exons ATGACCTCGAGAACGTCCTCTTACTCGTCCCAAGTGCCTCGCCAACCTTCGCGCCGTCCTACCCTAAACGCCACATTATCGACGTCTTTGTCAAGCGCAGATCAAGTCGAAGATGCAGATGTACAAGGCGCTGCTGTTGAGAGCCAAATTGAGCAGGAGATCGCCGAGATCAAGAGATATGAG GACTTCACAACAATAG ATTGGGTCCAGGATGCCGCTCAGGAGCGGTTACGGCGAAAGGCACGACGGAAGCGTCGGCAATCCAGTGTCTATGACAACAGCTACGTGGGTTGGAGGAGTTGGGCGGCTGAATCGTATGAGGCTGCCCAGGGCTGGATTGTTGTGACAATTATTGGCATTGCTATTGGGTTGAATGCCGCTTTCCTCAACATCGTCTCCGAATGGCTGTCCGACATAAAGCTGGGTCATTGCAAGACTGCATTCTACTTGAATGAGAACTTTTGCTGTTGGGGAGAGGACAACG GATGCAATGATTGGCAACCGTGGACAAACTTCGGTCCCATCAACTACATCATTTATATTATATTTGCG ACCATTTTTGCTTGCACAGCAGCGACGCTGGTCAAATCCTACGCGCCGTATGCCGCCGGTTCTGGAATCTCAGAAATCAAATGCATCATTGCTGGCTTTGTCATGAAGGGATTCCTAGGCTCATGGACACTTCTGATCAAGTCTGTCGGCTTGCCCCTGACTATCGGGTCTGGGCTTTCGGTCGGTAAGGAAGGACCCAGCGTGCACTATGCTGTGTGTACAGGCAACGTTATATCGCGGCTTTTCGCCAAATATAGGAGCAACGCATCCAAGACGCGGGAGATCCTCAGCGCTTGTGCAGCAGCCGGAGTGGCTGTTGCTTTTGGAAGTCCTATCGGCGGGGTGCTCTTCTCCCTAGAGGAGATGTCGAGCTATTTCCCTTTGAAGACGTTGTGGCGCAGCTATTTCTGTGCCCTCGTAGCCACTTCAGTGTTGGCTGCCATGAACCCGTTCCGCACTGGGCAGTTGGTCATGTTCCAGGTCCATTACGATCGTACATGGCACTTCTTTGAGATTGCCTTCTTTGCCATCCTTGGTATCTTTGGTGGCTTGTATGGCGCCTTTGTCATCAAGTGGAACCTCAAGGTGGCTGCGTTTCGCAAGAAGTATCTCAAGGAGTATCCAATCGTCGAGGCATCCTTGTTGGCGTTCATCACGGCCATACTGTGTTTCCCAAATGTCTTTCTTCGGATAGAGATGACGGAGAGCATGGAAATCTTGTTTCTCGAGTGTGAAGGCGGCGAGGACTACCATGGCCTTTGCGAGGCAAAGAACAGAGCTTGGAATATTATGTCACTGTTGATCGCCTTGATATTACGCACCGGTCTGGTCATCATTTCATATGGCTGCAAGGTGCCCGCTGGTATCTTCGTGCCATCCATGGCCATTGGTGCGTTGTTTGGCCGCACCATTGGTATCGTGGTGCAGGCACTTCAGGAATCCTTTCCGAGCAGTTCGTTCTTCTCGAGCTGTGCACCCGACGTACCATGCATCACCCCGGGAACATACGCATttctcggcgccgccgctgcgcTCAGTGGTATCATGCACATAACTGTTTCGGTCGTGGTAATCATGTTTGAGCTAACGGGAGCTCTGGATTACATATTGCCTACAATGATTGTTGTGGGGATCACCAAGATGGTGAGCGACCGACTTGGCCATGGAGGCATTGCCGACCGTATGATCTGGTTCAACGGCTTCCCTTACTTGGACAACAAGGAGGAGCACAACCTTGGCCTGCCTGTATCGGCTGCCATGACCTCTGACCTGGATACCATACCCATCGCGGGCATGACCATGGAGTCGGTCGAGCGATTACTAGCCAAGGATAACTATCAGGGCTTCCCAATTGTTGAGGAGAACAACAACGCAGCGGAGAGCAGTAACAACGCTCGCCGCGGTCGCAACCTAGTGGGATTCATTGGGAGGACGGAGTTGCGTTACGCCGTCGACCGAGCGCGGCGCGAGCGACAAATAAGCCCTTCTGCAAAATGCAACTTTATGCCAACCGACGTCAACGCAGTGACGCCAATTACGCCTGCAGGGAATTCTAGGAGGGCCAGTTTTCTGGGTGACGCCTATACTGTCGACTTTAGCAGATTCGTGGACTCAACACCAGTCACGGTGCATCCACGCTTGCCTCTCGAGACGGTCATGGAGTTGTTCCGCAAGATCGGACCACGGGTGATTCTGATTGAGCACCGCGGCAGACTCCTCGGCCTTGTGACCGTCAAGGACTGTCTCAAGTATCAGTTCAAGGCTGAGGCGGCAGAGAATGGGTCGTCATCTCGtgccgatgatgatgatgaagtCCAGGAGAAAATCTGGGCCTTCCTACAGCGCGCTGCGTGGTGGTTGGGAGACAAGGTATCGCTTGCTTCCGGAGGGCGCATAAGCTTGAACGGTAGTTTTGATGAAACAAGCCGGGTGAGCAGGACTGGCCACCGCGCTGGAAATAGCGGAAATTCCAGGGGCTCTACTGGCCAGATTCTTGAGGGGACTGAGGATGAGATGGGAGACGAGGCGGGAGGTGTTGAGATGGAATATAGGTAG
- a CDS encoding U2 small nuclear ribonucleoprotein A has product MRLNADLINHSLSYLNPLKERELDLRGHRIPAIENLGVAGPQDAIDFTDNDILTLGNFPLSPRIRTLLLARNRIVSIQPALANAIPNLTNLQLASNNLSELADLDPLKGFKKLTHLVLMDNPVAKKENYRYWVLWRCPSVRFLDFQKVKQAEREHATEIFGTEAEPTELALKIIGTKASSLDKAAKSANAPSTAGSKLSRIKLTDEERQRLQERIKNAKSLDEILRLEKELNEGRLPAGIHASDMMEE; this is encoded by the exons ATGAGGCTCAATGCAGACCTCATTAACCACTCCCTCTCCTACCTTAACCCTCTGAAGGAGCGAGAGCTCGACCTTCGAG GACATCGAATACCAGCCATTGAGAACCTGGGTGTCGCCGGTCCGCAAGATGCCATCGACTTTACCGACAACGACATCCTGACCCTTGGCAACTTCCCACTGTCGCCCCGCATACGGACGCTGCTCCTCGCCAGGAACCGTATCGTCAGCATACAGCCCGCGCTGGCCAATGCGATACCGAACCTGACGAACCTGCAGCTGGCGTCGAACAACCTGAGCGAGCTGGCGGACCTGGATCCGCTCAAGGGTTTCAAGAAGCTGACGCACTTGGTGCTGATGGACAACCCTGTGGCGAAGAAGGAG AACTATCGCTACTGGGTTCTTTGGAGGTGCCCAAGTGTCAGGTTTCTCGACTTCCAAAAAGTCAAGCAGGCGGAGCGGGAACACGCTACAGAAATCTTTGGCACCGAGGCGGAGCCTACAGAGCTTGCTCTTAAG ATCATTGGGACCAAAGCCAGTTCCTTGGACAAGGCTGCAAAGTCGGCCAATGCGCCGTCAACAGCCGGCTCAAAGCTCTCCCGCATCAAGCTCACCGACGAAGAGCGCCAGAGGCTGCAGGAGCGCATCAAGAATGCAAAGAGTTTGGACGAGATCTTGAGGTTGGAGAAGGAGCTGAACGAAGGGAGGTTACCGGCTGGCATCCATGCGAGCGACATGATGGAGGAATAA